A genomic window from Sphingobacterium spiritivorum includes:
- a CDS encoding SusC/RagA family TonB-linked outer membrane protein: MRKTNYYLKLMGSLLFLQLCVQKTIAAENQQNREIGPVISKIEKKLNIRFGYDTGIGHLKIKDDTDLKNLKKDNLNAFIMEISYDQLQVSQVDNMLFVLSRKHEQKKKGTNTGFQKITVHADQKILKGEIIDQETKARIAGVTVRVKGTDKVTTTDNNGVFSIEEVAPGAILVVSSLGYRTVEIPADQAAQIELNRSSEELQEVVVTALGIKREKRALGYAVQEIKGDDLQKVKGVDVGTTLTGRISGLRVFNSTEFNKMPSITLRGMDPILVIDGVLYENMNLRDIPVDNIENINVLKGATATALYGERGAGGAIMVTTKKGLKSKGTEISVSTNNMFFSGYLALPSVQSSYSAGYGGKFNTDDEVWGDKLDIGRRYQQWNPITKQLEESELVSKGKNNFKNFLEPGFISNNSVSFTNQGENGSITTSISHVYNKGQYPNTKLNMTNISVSGETKITEKLNLESRFGYNRRNTPNDFGAGYNAQGYIYNILVWTGPEYDLSQYKDYWIVKNEKQNWNYNAWYDNPYLSAYEKISAELINKLNAAITLNYQITDWGKLVLRSGYDYYGNTQEQTNPMGIYGTRGGFSGYDNRGKYWTRKQDGFSTNNDLIFTAKKTFGDFGIDGLLGGAVFYRRNNTLTASTVNGLAIPGFYSLRNSVGPVSSVESKIKEMTNSVYGRLSLSWRNLIFLEATGRNDWSSTLPKENRSYFYPSLSGSVVVSDLFEKPQWLNLLKVRGSQAVTKQILDPYEINQAFTVTANVWDGLSTGSYPNSIKDFSISPTQRNLTEVGLDFSVLNNRLYGDYTRYYRREHNAITSATISGATGFTSRLINTKEETMTKGHEITIGGTPVKKEHFQWDISGNLSQNLKYYHKLDPDYSADALYVKVGERTDHYVTRDWERSPDGQIVHNASGMPISAVHESRLFGYTAPKWIWGLTNNFRYHDFALSFSLDGRIKGLSYSSMNARLWQTGAHPDSDSPERYEEVVNGNKTYIGQGVKIVSGNVTYDKYGQIVTDTRQFAPNDKTVSYESYWKRAYSGTRNIWDETFIKLREISLSYYLPAEVAARFKAKRASVGVTGQNLFLWTKEYRFSDPDVGSEDLNSPSMRYIGFNINVSF, from the coding sequence ATGAGAAAAACCAATTACTATCTAAAACTTATGGGTAGCCTTTTGTTTTTGCAACTGTGTGTGCAAAAAACGATTGCTGCCGAAAATCAGCAAAACAGGGAAATCGGGCCTGTTATCTCAAAAATCGAAAAAAAGCTGAATATCCGGTTCGGTTATGATACAGGAATCGGACATCTGAAAATTAAGGATGATACGGACCTTAAAAATCTGAAGAAGGATAATCTGAATGCCTTTATTATGGAAATATCCTATGATCAGTTACAGGTAAGTCAGGTCGATAACATGCTATTTGTCCTTTCCAGAAAACATGAACAAAAGAAAAAGGGGACAAACACAGGTTTTCAGAAAATTACAGTTCATGCTGATCAAAAAATTCTGAAGGGAGAAATTATTGATCAGGAAACCAAAGCCAGAATTGCCGGAGTAACGGTCAGGGTAAAAGGAACCGACAAAGTGACGACAACAGATAATAATGGTGTCTTCTCAATAGAAGAAGTGGCTCCGGGAGCGATATTGGTGGTTTCTTCTTTGGGGTATCGTACCGTAGAGATCCCGGCAGATCAGGCAGCACAGATTGAACTCAACAGATCATCCGAAGAGTTACAGGAAGTGGTTGTAACGGCTTTGGGAATAAAAAGAGAAAAAAGAGCGCTTGGATACGCTGTGCAGGAGATCAAGGGGGATGATCTGCAAAAGGTAAAAGGAGTAGACGTGGGTACAACACTTACAGGACGTATTTCCGGATTGCGTGTATTCAATAGTACAGAATTCAACAAGATGCCTTCTATTACTTTGAGGGGAATGGATCCGATCTTGGTTATCGATGGGGTGCTTTATGAAAATATGAATTTACGGGATATTCCGGTAGATAATATTGAAAATATTAACGTACTCAAAGGGGCTACAGCCACAGCACTCTATGGCGAGCGCGGAGCAGGAGGTGCCATTATGGTAACAACCAAAAAAGGATTAAAGAGTAAAGGCACAGAGATATCTGTCAGTACCAACAACATGTTTTTTTCCGGATATCTGGCATTACCAAGTGTCCAGTCCTCATATTCAGCAGGCTATGGAGGTAAATTCAATACCGATGATGAGGTTTGGGGAGATAAACTGGATATTGGTCGCCGTTATCAGCAATGGAATCCGATAACCAAGCAATTGGAGGAAAGCGAGCTGGTGTCTAAGGGTAAAAACAATTTTAAAAATTTTCTGGAACCGGGATTTATCAGCAACAATAGTGTAAGTTTTACCAATCAGGGAGAGAATGGTAGCATTACCACTTCCATCAGTCATGTTTACAATAAGGGACAATACCCCAATACAAAGCTGAACATGACAAATATTTCCGTTTCAGGAGAGACAAAGATTACCGAAAAGCTTAATCTGGAAAGCAGATTTGGATATAATCGCCGCAATACACCGAATGATTTCGGGGCAGGTTATAATGCACAGGGGTATATTTACAATATCCTCGTCTGGACAGGGCCTGAGTACGACCTGAGTCAGTATAAGGATTACTGGATCGTTAAGAATGAAAAGCAAAACTGGAATTACAATGCCTGGTATGATAACCCTTATCTATCTGCATATGAGAAAATCAGTGCTGAACTAATCAATAAGCTGAATGCTGCTATTACCCTTAATTACCAGATTACAGACTGGGGTAAGTTAGTTTTACGGTCCGGGTATGATTACTATGGGAATACGCAGGAGCAGACCAATCCTATGGGTATATATGGTACCAGAGGAGGATTCTCCGGTTATGATAACAGAGGTAAATACTGGACACGTAAACAGGATGGCTTTTCTACCAATAATGATCTGATATTCACTGCGAAAAAAACCTTTGGAGATTTTGGCATTGACGGATTATTAGGCGGGGCTGTTTTTTATCGTCGTAACAATACGCTAACCGCTTCGACCGTTAATGGTCTTGCTATTCCAGGCTTTTACTCTCTTCGTAACTCGGTAGGCCCGGTTTCAAGCGTGGAAAGTAAGATCAAGGAAATGACGAATAGTGTATATGGAAGATTGTCGCTATCCTGGCGTAATCTTATCTTTCTGGAAGCCACTGGTCGTAATGACTGGTCATCTACTCTTCCAAAAGAAAACCGTTCCTATTTCTACCCGTCCTTATCGGGAAGTGTAGTTGTGTCTGATTTATTCGAGAAGCCACAGTGGTTAAATCTGTTAAAAGTAAGAGGTTCCCAGGCGGTGACCAAACAGATTCTCGATCCGTACGAAATCAATCAGGCATTTACAGTGACAGCGAACGTCTGGGACGGCTTGTCAACGGGATCTTATCCAAATTCGATCAAAGACTTTTCCATATCTCCTACACAACGGAATCTGACGGAGGTGGGATTAGACTTTTCAGTTCTGAATAACAGATTGTATGGTGACTATACCCGTTACTACCGCAGAGAGCACAATGCCATTACTTCGGCTACAATCTCGGGAGCTACTGGCTTTACATCCCGGTTAATCAATACAAAAGAAGAGACAATGACAAAAGGACATGAGATCACTATAGGAGGAACTCCCGTGAAAAAGGAACACTTTCAATGGGATATCAGCGGAAATCTGTCCCAGAATCTGAAATATTATCATAAGCTGGATCCTGACTATTCTGCAGATGCCCTATATGTCAAAGTCGGAGAACGTACAGATCATTATGTGACACGCGACTGGGAACGTTCACCTGACGGACAGATCGTACACAATGCTTCCGGAATGCCGATCAGTGCGGTACATGAGTCGCGGTTATTTGGCTATACTGCTCCAAAATGGATATGGGGATTGACCAACAACTTTCGTTACCATGACTTCGCTTTATCCTTTAGTCTGGATGGTCGTATAAAAGGACTTTCCTATTCCAGTATGAATGCCCGTCTGTGGCAGACAGGCGCTCATCCGGATTCAGACTCTCCTGAACGATACGAAGAAGTGGTCAACGGTAACAAAACATATATTGGTCAGGGAGTTAAGATTGTCTCCGGAAATGTAACCTATGACAAATATGGTCAGATCGTGACGGATACACGTCAGTTCGCACCTAATGATAAGACCGTTTCCTATGAATCGTACTGGAAGAGGGCATATTCAGGAACACGCAATATCTGGGATGAAACGTTTATCAAACTGAGAGAGATTTCATTGAGTTATTATCTGCCTGCAGAAGTTGCAGCCAGATTTAAGGCAAAAAGAGCAAGTGTAGGTGTGACAGGACAAAATCTGTTCTTATGGACGAAAGAATATCGTTTTTCAGATCCGGATGTAGGATCTGAAGACCTTAATTCTCCTTCTATGCGGTACATAGGCTTTAATATAAATGTCAGTTTTTAG
- a CDS encoding FecR family protein, with protein MNQIALKALHKKYLEGNCSVSEKQILLEILAITPDDQLMDFEEVLALTDPGVYIDEDISEAIYNKIVAAQPQKRSNPLFLWQRAVAAAIVFIALSVLASYFFRNNDNKLPTYTNHTNFIKEITLGDKSTVLLRPGSSLKILSHFDTDSIRQVKMNGEAFFYVQKNAHKPFIVADDRNFDVKVLGTEFNLISDESEAMLVLNSGIVEVSKGKIRTKINPGEKVSFEGQHQMFRVEKVDTSAYSAWKYNLIYFDAVKLSKIIDELKETYPDQSFRFSEKYADYHFSGYLPQHDLDKTINLLNKAYNYTIITK; from the coding sequence ATGAATCAAATAGCGCTTAAAGCTCTGCATAAAAAATATTTGGAGGGAAATTGTTCGGTATCTGAAAAGCAGATACTCCTGGAGATACTTGCAATTACACCCGATGATCAATTAATGGATTTTGAAGAAGTCCTTGCGTTGACAGATCCGGGCGTTTATATAGATGAGGATATATCCGAGGCGATTTATAATAAGATAGTTGCTGCCCAACCTCAGAAAAGATCAAATCCTCTGTTTCTATGGCAGCGAGCTGTAGCGGCAGCAATAGTCTTTATTGCACTTTCTGTGCTGGCGTCTTATTTTTTCCGGAATAATGATAATAAGCTGCCTACTTATACAAACCATACGAATTTTATTAAAGAAATCACGCTTGGTGACAAAAGTACAGTTCTTCTCCGACCCGGAAGCTCACTAAAAATCCTTTCACATTTTGATACAGACAGTATTCGTCAGGTTAAGATGAATGGTGAAGCCTTCTTTTATGTACAGAAGAATGCGCATAAGCCTTTTATTGTAGCAGACGACAGAAATTTTGATGTCAAAGTATTGGGAACAGAGTTTAATCTGATCTCAGATGAATCAGAGGCCATGCTGGTTCTTAATAGCGGGATAGTAGAAGTTTCCAAAGGAAAAATCAGGACAAAGATCAATCCTGGAGAGAAAGTGAGTTTTGAGGGTCAGCATCAGATGTTTCGTGTTGAAAAAGTTGATACATCAGCTTATTCCGCCTGGAAGTATAACCTGATTTATTTTGATGCGGTCAAACTTTCCAAAATCATTGATGAATTGAAAGAAACCTACCCCGATCAATCTTTCCGCTTTAGTGAAAAATATGCAGACTACCATTTTTCGGGATATCTGCCACAACATGATCTGGATAAAACCATAAATCTGCTTAATAAGGCCTACAACTATACCATAATTACCAAATAA
- a CDS encoding RNA polymerase sigma-70 factor — MKLTQQHIEQEIAGQFREFYLEYKDKVYRYALIHLREESQALDIVQEVFSKIWIRFEELDKNQNIKAYLYTVARNTVFDELRKIKIKHNYANTEGQRLPAVDNSNAEHIAFKDLEKVYQQAILQLPSERQRIYLLSKIEYLSNVEIADQLGISVNTVRDQLVKANKSVRAFILSHFEMSITILIFLRIL; from the coding sequence ATGAAGCTAACGCAGCAACATATTGAACAGGAGATAGCTGGCCAATTCAGGGAATTCTATTTGGAGTATAAGGACAAAGTATATAGGTATGCCCTTATACATCTGCGGGAAGAAAGCCAGGCGTTAGATATTGTGCAGGAAGTCTTTTCTAAAATCTGGATCCGGTTTGAGGAGCTGGATAAGAATCAAAATATAAAAGCTTATCTCTATACCGTAGCCCGAAATACGGTATTTGATGAACTCCGGAAAATAAAAATTAAACATAACTACGCAAATACAGAAGGACAACGGCTCCCCGCTGTTGATAATTCCAATGCAGAACATATTGCCTTCAAGGATCTGGAAAAGGTATATCAGCAAGCTATTCTGCAATTACCTTCCGAACGTCAGCGGATATACCTGCTGAGTAAGATAGAATACCTTTCCAATGTTGAAATCGCAGACCAACTGGGGATTTCAGTCAACACAGTACGTGATCAACTCGTCAAAGCCAACAAATCTGTTCGTGCTTTTATTCTCTCCCATTTTGAAATGTCCATTACCATTTTGATTTTCTTACGAATTTTATAA
- a CDS encoding cupin domain-containing protein, translating to MINFISGGIAKDHRGQIRFVNDFDMSQVRRFYIIKNADVELIRGWRAHQIEQRWFHVLSGSFSVDLVKIDNWDSPSKDLPVKTEMLKSEEHRVLHVPVGYGTAFRALEPDSELLVFADYGIENAKLDDHTYPLDYFVNISR from the coding sequence ATGATAAACTTCATCTCAGGCGGTATTGCCAAAGACCATAGAGGTCAGATCCGATTTGTCAATGATTTCGATATGTCGCAGGTCAGACGGTTTTATATTATTAAGAATGCAGATGTCGAATTGATAAGAGGCTGGAGGGCGCATCAGATAGAACAGCGTTGGTTTCATGTGCTGTCCGGTTCATTTTCAGTAGATCTGGTTAAGATTGATAACTGGGATTCGCCTTCAAAAGATCTTCCTGTGAAGACAGAGATGTTAAAGTCAGAAGAACACCGGGTATTACATGTTCCTGTAGGTTACGGGACTGCTTTCCGGGCTTTAGAACCGGATAGTGAGCTGTTAGTCTTTGCGGACTATGGTATAGAAAATGCGAAGCTTGATGATCATACCTATCCGTTGGATTATTTTGTTAACATCAGCCGATAG